The following are from one region of the Arachis duranensis cultivar V14167 chromosome 10, aradu.V14167.gnm2.J7QH, whole genome shotgun sequence genome:
- the LOC107470009 gene encoding polyadenylate-binding protein 8, which produces MAQVQVQPQNAMAGPNGGAAGGAGGNQFVTTSLYVGDLDPTVTESQLYDLFNQLGQVVSVRVCTDLTSRRSLGYGYVNYSNPQDAARALDVLNFTPLNNKPIRIMYSHRDPSIRKSGAGNIFIKNLDKAIDHKALHDTFSSFGNILSCKVATDSSGQSKGYGFVQFDSEEAAQKAIEKLNGMLLNDKQVYVGPFLRKQERESATDKAKFNNVFVKNLSESTTDDDLNKVFGEFGTITSAVVMRDGDGKSKCFGFVNFENPEDAARAVEALNAKKFDDKEWYVGKAQKKSEREHELKQKFEQSMKEAADKYQGANLYIKNLDDTIGDDKLKELFSPFGTITSCKVMRDPNGISRGSGFVAFSTPEEASRALLEMNGKMVVSKPLYVTLAQRKEDRRARLQAQFAQMRPIAMGPTVGPRVPMYPPSGPGIGQQIFYGQGPPAIIPSQPGFGYQQQLVPGMRPGGAPVPNFFVPMVQQGQQGQRPGGRRAGGVQQSQHPVPMMSPQMLPRGRMYRYPPGGRVPDVPMPGVAGGMFSVPYDVAGMPMRDATISQQIPIGALATALANASPEQQRTMLGENLYPLVEQLEPDNAAKVTGMLLEMDQTEVLHLLESPEALKAKVAEAMDVLRNVAQQQQTGGAADQLASLSLNDNLVS; this is translated from the exons ATGGCTCAGGTTCAAGTTCAGCCTCAGAATGCGATGGCGGGTCCAAACGGAGGAGCAGCTGGTGGTGCTGGTGGAAACCAGTTCGTGACGACGTCGCTTTACGTTGGGGATCTGGACCCGACCGTGACTGAGTCGCAGTTGTATGACCTATTCAACCAATTGGGTCAGGTTGTGTCCGTTAGGGTTTGCACCGACCTCACTAGCCGCAGATCGCTCGGTTACGGTTATGTCAATTACAGCAACCCGCAAGATG CTGCAAGAGCACTGGATGTTCTGAACTTCACTCCTCTGAATAACAAGCCTATCCGCATTATGTATTCGCATCGTGATCCCAGTATTCGTAAAAGTGGTGCTGGAAACATATTTATCAAG AATTTGGACAAGGCAATTGATCACAAGGCATTGCATGATACATTTTCTTCCTTTGGGAATATCCTTTCTTGCAAGGTTGCTACAGACTCATCTGGCCAGTCAAAAGGGTATGGGTTTGTGCAATTCGATAGCGAAGAAGCTGCTCAGAAAGCCATAGAAAAGCTGAATGGCATGTTGTTGAACGATAAGCAAGTGTATGTGGGACCCTTCCTTCgcaagcaagagagagaaagtgcCACTGACAAGGCAAAATTTAACAATGTGTTTGTGAAGAACCTATCTGAGTCAACCACGGATGATGATTTGAACAAGGTTTTTGGTGAATTTGGGACCATTACCAGTGCTGTTGTGATGAGGGATGGTGATGGAAAGTCCAAGTGCTTTGGATTTGTTAACTTTGAGAATCCTGAAGATGCTGCTAGGGCTGTTGAAGCACTTAATGCCAAAAAATTTGATGACAAAGAATGGTATGTTGGAAAAGCACAAAAGAAATCTGAAAGGGAGCATgagttaaaacaaaaatttgagCAGAGCATGAAAGAAGCTGCTGACAAATACCAAGGGGCAAACTTGTACATCAAAAACTTAGATGATACCATTGGAGATGATAAACTTAAGGAGCTGTTCTCCCCATTTGGCACTATTACCTCTTGCAAG GTTATGAGGGACCCTAATGGAATCAGTCGAGGATCAGGGTTTGTTGCATTCTCAACTCCTGAGGAGGCCTCTAGAGCT ctcttggagatgaatggAAAAATGGTGGTAAGCAAACCCCTCTATGTGACTCTTGCCCAGCGGAAGGAAGATAGAAGAGCTAGATTGCAG GCTCAGTTTGCTCAAATGCGGCCCATTGCGATGGGACCCACTGTTGGTCCGCGGGTGCCAATGTATCCCCCTAGTGGTCCAGGTATTGgtcaacaaatattttatggTCAAGGCCCTCCTGCTATCATTCCTTCCCAG CCTGGGTTTGGTTATCAACAACAACTTGTGCCTGGTATGAGGCCTGGCGGGGCTCCTGTTCCAAATTTCTTTGTGCCAATGGTTCAGCAAGGACAGCAGGGGCAGCGTCCTGGTGGAAGACGTGCGGGTGGAGTCCAGCAGTCCCAGCATCCAGTTCCAATGATGTCACCTCAG ATGCTTCCTAGGGGACGTATGTATCGTTATCCACCCGGTGGTAGGGTTCCTGATGTTCCCATGCCTGGTGTTGCTGGAGGCATGTTTTCTGTTCCGTATGATGTGGCCGGGATGCCTATGCGTGATGCAACAATCTCCCAGCAAATTCCTATTGGGGCTTTGGCTACTGCATTGGCAAATGCTTCTCCAGAGCAGCAGAGAACG ATGCTGGGTGAAAATCTCTACCCTCTGGTGGAACAGCTGGAGCCTGATAATGCTGCCAAGGTGACTGGAATGCTTCTGGAGATGGACCAGACTGAGGTTCTGCACTTGCTCGAGTCACCCGAAGCCCTGAAGGCAAAGGTGGCCGAGGCAATGGACGTCTTAAGGAATGTTGCACAGCAGCAGCAGACTGGCGGTGCTGCTGACCAGCTTGCTTCATTATCACTCAATGACAACCTTGTTTCTTGA